A window of Lysobacterales bacterium genomic DNA:
ATCGAGCACGCGCACGGACTGCACGGTCTCAACTGGAACAGTGAGATCAAAACCGCCCTGCGACGGCGCCAGGCGCAGCACCAGGCGTGCCTGCGCATGGCTGATCAACTCGCCGCGGCGACGGCTGCCGTAGATCGAAAGCACCTCGATCTCGCGGCCCACGTAGGGCGCCAGATCGGCGTACTCAATGCGGCCGTCGCTCGCCGGCAGGGGAATCTCGGGTTTGGGGACGGGCGGCTCGGGAATACGCGGCGGCTCTGACACCACCTCTTCAATCTCCGGGTCCAGCGGAACGCCATCTTCAAGCCGCGTGCGCGCCACTTCGGCGGCCACCTGCTGCGCTCGCAGGGTCATCGGACGCACCTGGGCGAAGGCGAAGCGCACCGGATCCGTGCCTGTCACCCGCACATAGGGCGCGAGCGCCTGCCGCAGCGCGTCGCCCTGCATAGACGCGAGCTGCATGAGTCCCAGCGCCGAAGTCGGACGGGTCTCGATGCGGAACTCGCCGCCGTCAGCCGCGAACTTGCCGAAGGCTTTCAGCAGATCGGCATCGGGCTGCAGGCCGACGGTGCGCAGCAGACCGCGCACCGCCTCGATATGAAGGGCATTGAAATCGGCCAGGCTGGTGGTGACACGATCGGTACACCAGCCGTTGCGGGCCTGGATAAAGCCTTCGTCGATGAAGGCAAGGCTGAGATTGGCGAGGCGGCCCAGCGCCAACTGCTCGGTCGAAGCGCCCGCCGCCGGCGGCAGGGCGATGCCCATTCGCCACTCCATGCGTCCCGCACCGGCCGTGCCCAGGTCGAGGCCGAAATCGACCATGCCCGCGTCCGCGTGTTCGAAACGCAGGCTCATCACGGTATCGCTCGCGGGCAGACCCATCTCGACGAGGTCGCTGCGGGTGAAGGCATCGACCCCGCAGCCGGCGGCCTCGAACGGCAGAGCGCTGAAGGCGCCGATGAAGCCGGCCTCGGGGCCTGAGGGCATGCCTTCGACTTCGAGGTTGGCGATATCGATGCCCAAGCGCCGCGGCAGCTGCTCCGGCGGCCCAAACGCGGCGGCTTTCAGCAGCCAATCGAGCCCGGGCGTCTCCAGCGCGATGCGGCCCGTCCGCAAACGCAGGCCCTCGGCGCCAGGGACACGCGGCGATATCTCGATGCGCTCCACGCCAACCTGGCCGTCAAAGGTGAAGAAGCTGCGTCCGCGCTGCACGTCAGCAAAGGCCTGCAGCGCCTTGACCTGTTCACTGATCAGCGAATCCACGCGCCACCACACCAGCCCGTACAGAAGGGCGATCGGCAGCCCGATTCGGGTCACAGCGAGAAAGACCCAGCGGCCGACGCTGCGGCGGCTCGATCGACTGGAGGCTTTGCGTGCCATGGCGGTCTCCTTGCGGGATCAGCGCGAGGGTGACATCAGCTCGATGAAGCGATCGAAGAGGCCGGCGACGTCGTGCGGGCCGGGCGCGGCTTCGGGGTGACCCTGGAAGCTGAACGCCGGCGCATCGGTCAGGGCGATGCCCTGCAGGCTGCCATCGAACAGCGAGCGATGGGTGGCGCGCACGTTGGCGGGCAGGCTGGCCTCGTCCACTGCGAACCCGTGGTTCTGGCTGGAGATCATCACTCGCCCGCTGTCGATGTCCTGCACCGGGTGATTGGCACCGTGGTGGCCGAACTTCATCTTCAACGTGCGCGCGCCAGAGGCGAGGCCGAGCAGCTGATGTCCGAGGCAGATGCCGAAGGTCGGCAGCCTGGCGGCGATGAAGCGGCGGATGGCAGCAATCGCGTAATCGCAGGGCTCCGGATCGCCGGGCCCGTTGGACAGGAACACGCCATCGGGCTTGAGCGCCAGCACCTCGTCGGCGCTGGTCTGCGCAGGAACCACGGTCAGACGACATCCGCGCTCGGCCAGCATGCGCAGGATGTTGCGCTTGACGCCGAAGTCGTAGGCGACGACATGGAAGCGCGAGGCCGGCGCTTCGAAAGCCTGGCGATCCAGCACGTAGCGACCTTCAGTCCAAGCGTAGGGCGCGGTGACGCTGACCACCTTGGCAAGGTCCATGCCCTTCAGCCCCGGGAACTCGCGCGCGCGGCGCAGGGCGTCCTCGGCGGTAGCACCCTCGCCGGCCAGAATGCAGCCGTTCTGGGCGCCAGAGTCGCGCAGTCGACGGGTGAGCGCGCGCGTGTCGATCTCGGCAATCGCGACCACGCCGCGCGCCTTGAGCCACGCCGGCAGATCGGCCTGGCTGCGCCAGCTGCTCGCTGGCGTCGGCTGCTCGCGAATGATCAGGCCAGAGGCGAACACCTGGGCCGCTTCGTCATCGACGTCGGTGCAGCCGGTGTTGCCGATGTGCGGATAGGTCAGGGTGACGATCTGCTGCGCGTAGGAAGGATCGGTGAGGATCTCCTGATAGCCGGTCATGGCGGTGTTGAACACCACCTCGCCGATCGTGCAGCCGGAAACGCCCACCGACACACCGCGATACACGGTGCCGTCGGCAAGGGCCAGAAGAGCAGGTTGGGTCACGAGCGATTCGCCTTGTGAGGATCGGGGAGGCACCCCCGCGAGCGGCGCTGGACGCAGCTTGCGCGAAACCGCCGGGCTTGCGTCTAGCAGGTCCGGAGGTCGTCGAGGGAGGGGGCGAAAGGTGAAGCAGGCGAGGCGGAAGTTTACGTTTCCAGCTCACACTCTGTCCACCTGTGCGAACGCAGCAAACGCGTGCGGCGATCACGGTTCACAGTGTGCACGCCCGCGAGCCGCACGCCGCTCGGCGCATTGCGGGTCAGTCGACGAGGCCCAACACGTCTTCGATGCGATAGCGGCCGGCCGTACGGCCCGCGAGCCACGCAGCGGACTTAAGGGCACCGCGCGCAAACACTTCGCGACTGCCGGCGCGATGCGTGAGTTCGATGACTTCGGCTTCGCCTGCCAGAAGAATCTGGTGATCGCCGACCACGTCACCACCGCGCACGGCGTGGAATCCGATCTCGCCAGCGACGCGCGGCGCATGCGCGCCCTCGCGCCCATGTCGCGCCAGTGCAGCCAGCGGCTGACCACGGCCTGCGGCGATCGCTTCGCCGAGCCGCAGAGCGGTGCCCGATGGCGCGTCCTGCTTGCGGCGATGATGGGTCTCGATGATCTCGCAGTCCCAGTCAGCAACGGCCGCGGCCGCACGCCGCGCCAGGGCCGCCAGCAGCGCGACGCCCAGCGAGAAGTTGGCCGCCCACAGCACGGGCACCTGCCGGGAGGCCGCATCGAGCGCCGCCTGCGCATCCGCATCAAGACCCGTCGTACCGGAGACCAGGGCGGCACCGCGTTCGACACAGGCCGCCGCAAGCGCCGGCAAGGCCGAGGGCGCACTGAAATCGATCACGACATCAAACGCCGGGGCCTGCGCGATCTGCGCGGGGCGAAGCACGGCCAGCGCGCCGAGATCGGCGCGCGGCGCATTGGCAACAGCGGCCACGAGGTGCAGGCCCGAATGCTCGGCCACCAGCGACAGCAGGCTGCGGCCCATGCGGCCCGAGGCTCCGTGAATCAGCAGCCGGGCACGGCGGTTGTTCATGATCATTCACCGGTGAAAGGCGGGGCTCGCGAGTTTAGGGCAACGCTGAAGAATTCAGCGTTGCCGCTCGCCCTGCAGGGCGAGCTCGCGGATCGAGCACGCGATGCTCGGTCCGACGTGACCGAGCACAGCGAAGACATCGCCGCGCGGCGGCCGAACGGGCCCGTGCGATTGTCGAGTCCCGCGCAACGCTGCGATGCGCCCACGGGACTGGAAGGCCCACCCCACCCTGCCTATGCTGCGCAGCCTCATTGAGTCGGCGCGGTTCGCGCGGTAGCCAAGCCTGCCGCCGCCGCATCTCCCCCGTTCGCTGTCGGCATCGGACGCCGGCCCGCTTGCAGCAAGGATGTCCATGCAAACCACGCCCTCCACACAGGTTCGACGAGCGCTTGCCACCGTCGGGCTGGTCTTGGCGCTGAGCCTCAAGCCCGC
This region includes:
- the carA gene encoding glutamine-hydrolyzing carbamoyl-phosphate synthase small subunit, whose protein sequence is MTQPALLALADGTVYRGVSVGVSGCTIGEVVFNTAMTGYQEILTDPSYAQQIVTLTYPHIGNTGCTDVDDEAAQVFASGLIIREQPTPASSWRSQADLPAWLKARGVVAIAEIDTRALTRRLRDSGAQNGCILAGEGATAEDALRRAREFPGLKGMDLAKVVSVTAPYAWTEGRYVLDRQAFEAPASRFHVVAYDFGVKRNILRMLAERGCRLTVVPAQTSADEVLALKPDGVFLSNGPGDPEPCDYAIAAIRRFIAARLPTFGICLGHQLLGLASGARTLKMKFGHHGANHPVQDIDSGRVMISSQNHGFAVDEASLPANVRATHRSLFDGSLQGIALTDAPAFSFQGHPEAAPGPHDVAGLFDRFIELMSPSR
- a CDS encoding 4-hydroxy-tetrahydrodipicolinate reductase; this translates as MNNRRARLLIHGASGRMGRSLLSLVAEHSGLHLVAAVANAPRADLGALAVLRPAQIAQAPAFDVVIDFSAPSALPALAAACVERGAALVSGTTGLDADAQAALDAASRQVPVLWAANFSLGVALLAALARRAAAAVADWDCEIIETHHRRKQDAPSGTALRLGEAIAAGRGQPLAALARHGREGAHAPRVAGEIGFHAVRGGDVVGDHQILLAGEAEVIELTHRAGSREVFARGALKSAAWLAGRTAGRYRIEDVLGLVD